The genomic interval tatatttcaacactcccctCACGACTATGCTTTTTTTGGTTTTTAGATATGAGATCGATGTAGGCCGCAGGATGTTTTTAATATTGTCAGGGCTGAGTTTTACTCGAGACCTCTTGGCTcagataccatattgaattcatgctcagCCAGTTGCTACAAAAATCCGAACGGATGGAAAGAAACGGACAATATATTTCAACATATAGACATTTTCCCTTTCCTGAAAAAAGGTACTCAAAGTGCTGTAGTACTTACCGACAGCCCCCTCTGCTTGGGGAGTGAACACATGTCTGCAGCTTCGCCCTTTGCCGTCCCCTTTCTTTCCGAATTTGCATTGACATTCATAGCCTCCCACCTTGTTTTTGCAGATCCCGCCATTTGAGCAAGGATACAATTCAGGTTGCTTGCACTCATCAATATCTGAAGAATCAACACTTGGGGGAGTTAACGAATTGGTAAGGGTGACAATTTCTTGTATGTATGTGTGTACCTTGGCATCCATTATTAGGGACATAAGGGTTGTCAACTTAATGGCCCAGCACTTGCAGACATAGCTACAAGTAAGGGTTGCATTGGAACAGGACCTGTTGCCGCTGATGCAGGCATAGTCCTGAGGTGGAGGCTGTCCTTCTGCCTGACATGAACCCCAGACAAGCTTCTCGAGTAGTGTCTTGTTGCTGGGCATGGCGGGCATGCCAGGAAGGAAGGTGCGAGGGGGATCATAGGAGTCGTCGCACAAGACCTCGAAGCCATCACGTAAGCAGCCAGGGCCGATGCTGAATGGGAAGGGGATGTCAATGTCGCCGCACTTGTGGCGGCAACTTACTTGAGCTTCAGCCGCGGCCACAAGGATGAGAACTTGGATTaccagtggcggcggcggcagcagcagcagctggggatGGAAATGTGAGCTGGGCGTGGCCATGGTGCTCTACTTGCTACCTCTATCAGGTAGTGCGTTATATA from Triticum dicoccoides isolate Atlit2015 ecotype Zavitan unplaced genomic scaffold, WEW_v2.0 scaffold166460, whole genome shotgun sequence carries:
- the LOC119344361 gene encoding uncharacterized protein LOC119344361; amino-acid sequence: MATPSSHFHPQLLLLPPPPLVIQVLILVAAAEAQVSCRHKCGDIDIPFPFSIGPGCLRDGFEVLCDDSYDPPRTFLPGMPAMPSNKTLLEKLVWGSCQAEGQPPPQDYACISGNRSCSNATLTCSYVCKCWAIKLTTLMSLIMDAKILMSASNLNCILAQMAGSAKTRWEAMNVNANSERKGTAKGEAADMCSLPKQRGLSVNGSSICI